The Brassica oleracea var. oleracea cultivar TO1000 chromosome C7, BOL, whole genome shotgun sequence sequence TTTGTACTCGTTATTAAATCATCAATAAAACATCTATTTTTTCATAGTTGATCATAGTCTAGTCTTTCTTTTTATAAATTATATTTCTCAGTGAATTTTAGGATTCATCAGGTTCTTTCACACACACCCAAATGACTATACACACAGTTCATACGCTACTATGAACCAAGTTGCTTTGGTCTAGTGGTATAGGAGCTCCAGCTGGAGTGTCCGCCCCTGGGTTCGAACTTTGGCCACTGCGAAATTTACATGTGGGCTGCAGCGCCCGAGACCGAAGACCGTTACACGGTGGGCCACATGGTGACGCCCTGGCAGCGTCCATGCTCACTTCGGTCTCTAGTCTGGACCACTTCGGTTGGGGCAAGATAATCGGTTAACAAAAAAATACGCTACTATGAACTTGGATTGTGTAAGCCAGGTAATGGAAACATTGCATACATCGGTTTTAAGCTAGAGCTTGTTCTATCTTTCATCGAAAAGTCCATATCTGTTCATCTTACAAGAAGAGCTTCACATTCTAAATCTAAGATAGGTTGTGTTCATCTAACCAAGAGTAATAAACTGTCTCTCTTGAAGCAACACGGATTTAGCAAAGAGTATAGCTCTCTCTCTCTCTTGCAACTAAGACCGTATTCTTCAACAAGGTCAAGACGCATTTTTTTTTCATAAGAACAACGCTGCTTCTTAATGTTTTCCCATCTAAAACTAGTTCCACCACTGCACCAAATACATTAGATTCAAAAAAATTATTAACGGGCCTTAAGGGATTAGCCCATAACTTATTTTGGGCCTATTTTATTGTCTTCTCAAAATATTCCTTACAGTGAATCTCCAACTCAGGTTTTTGCCCTAAAACCTCTGTCTTTCGATTTTGCCTCTCAAAATCAAAACTTTGTTCTTAGTACCGAGCCGCCATTGAAGGACCTCCATCCAAAGCTCGTCTTGGTCCTCTGCTACAAAGGGTACAACAAAGTTCTAATTTTTTTTTTTTTTTTGCTTTTAGAAAAGAAAAAAGTTCTAACTTTGTCTCCTCTTTACACTCTCAGCTCGTAGAAAAATGTCTGCAAAGTGGCGAGCTCTCCAGCATCGCCACCGTTACACATACAGCGCCATCGTGTTCCCAACCTCCTTCACCACTTCTTTAAACCAATCTAGTTTATCTCAATGTTGTCCCAAGTTCTACTCCGACATCGAAGAGTTGGTCTCTCTGAACTCAACCTACGCGCAAGTTAACCACGCCAAGAGAGTCGTCGCTTCGTTCGGCGAAGTACTCTCGAAGACCCACGAGAATGACGGGGAGAAAGAGCCAGCCTTTGTACGTGAAGCCATCAGGCTTTACCTTGAGGTTCTCTTCATGGAGAACTCACAGCCTCTTCATAGAACCCTCGTCTCAGCTCTGGCTAAAACCCGTAAGTTCCACTCCGTGATTAGTTCGTGTTTTAGAGAGCTTTGTGATGAGTACGGCGGTTTGGAAGACGGTGGTGGGAAGAGATTCTGCGTGTCTAGAGTTGCTTTATCTGTGATGGGAATGCCTAAATTGGGATACTTGGTTGATATAATTGAGGATTGTGCTGTTTTGGTGGGTCGTGATGTTGTCTCCGGGTTGAACGGTATTGTTTTAGAGACCGAAGCTTGTGCTAGACCTCCTCCTACCGTTATGGAGCAGTGCCAAGAGGCTTTGTCTTGTTCTTATTACTTGTTTCAGCGGTTTCCTTTGAAGTTTAAGAGTTTAGTTGGGGAGGATGCGAGTTTTATGGAGAAGGTTTTCGCTGTTCAGATGAGTATTTTGAAGTCGGCGGCTTTCTCTAGAGACTGTTGTGTGGCTGCTGGTGTGAGTTTCTGTGCTGCTCTACAGGTTTGTCTCGAGGAGGAGGAGGTTGGATTGTTTATAGCTCAAGGTATGTTTCGCTGGAGCGGTGTCGTTGAGTTTAATGATATTGTTGGTAAAATTCCATTTGGTGGAGACATTTGTTCTGAGATCAGATGCTTTTCGTCTCTGAGTAGACTCTGTTTGATCAGAGGCATTCTTACAGCGGTTTCTAGAGGTGTTCTGGTTTCCTCTGTTGATTGTGATAACAAAACTATTCTGTACGATGGAATATTGCCTGAGCTTTGTGATTTATGCGAGAACCCTATCGACAGCCATTTAAACTTCCACGCGCTAACCGTGATGCAGATCTGCTTGCAACAGATCAAGATGTCTACGTTGAACGATCTGGCGGAAGATTATGATCCAATGCCGGACAGCAAAGTCTCCCGGGTGCTCAAAATCATATGGAACAACTTGGAGGATCCTCTGAGCCAGACGGTCAAGCAAGTTCATCTCATGTTCGACCTCTTGCTAGACATTCAAACCACCGTTCACCAGACGTATGATAAAGTGGAAGTGAGGGAGTCTCTGCTGAAGATTGTTAATTACCTTCTTCGTTTGGGGTCACGGTGTAAAGGAAGGTACGTTCCGTTAGCGTCCTTGACGAGGCGGTTAGGTGCGAAGACTCTGTTGGATATGAGTCCTAACCTATTGTTTGAGATGGCGAATGCGTATGTTGATGATGATGTCTGCTGTGCTGTCACGTCGTTTATAAAATGTTTCCTTGAGATGTTGCGTGATGAATGCTGGGGGAGTGAAGGCGTCGAACGGGGCTATGCGGTTTATCGACAGCGTTGTTTGCCTCCTTTTCTTTACGGTCTTGCTTCTGGAATGTCGAAACTCAGGTCTAATTTAAATACTTATGCAGTTCAAGTTTTGCTAGAGCTGGATGTGGATTGTATATTTCCTTTGCTTGGTTTGATATCAATTGGGCCGAGTGAGGAAGAGACCAAGCTAGTCTACACTGAGTTGAGTAGCATTAGTATGGAACTGACAGTTGAGCAGAAAGTGGCTGTGTTAGTGTCGCTGCTGAAAGTTTGTCGCACACTTGCCTTCCTTGAAGGGGACATTGAACAAAAAGGAAGCGCTGATGCATTTGCATTTGTCAAAATCAAGGGTATCGAGTTGAAAGTCCCCGTTGAGTGGCTTAAAATGGCATTGACACATGTTGATGAGTCCGTTCGTGTGGATGCTGCAGAGACGCTCTTCTTAAACCCCAAGACAGCTAGTCTTCCTTCCCCCTTAGAGCTCTATCTCATCAAGGAGGCTGTTCCCTTGAACATGAGGTCGTCTTCCACAGGTTTTCAAATGAAATGGACTAGTTTGTTTAGGAAGTTCTTTTCTCGAGTTCGCACGTCGCTGGAGAAGCAGTATAAGCTAGGAAGCTGGCAGCCACGCCTAGCGAACGGAAACAGTGAAACATGTTTGAGTAAAAAGTGTGACGAGGATGCAGTCTTACGAGCAGAGAGTCTGTTCAAGTTTATGAGGTGGCTGAGCTCGTTTTTGTCTTTGTCTTGCTACCCTTCTGCTCCTTACAGGAGAAAAATAATGGCGACAGAACTTATACAAATCATGATTGAATTCTGGCCTATCGTACCTTCCAAGGACCCCATTTCTCATCTTTACCCTTACTGTGATATTGTCACCTCGCATGATTCAACGTTATTGCTGGTGGGATCGATTGTTGATAGTTGGGACAGGCTTAGGGAAAACGCTTTCCGTATATTGCTTCATTTCCCAACTCCATTTACCGGCGTTTCAAGCGAAGACATGGTTCAGACCATTATCCCCTGGGCCAAACATCTAGTCTGCAGTCCACGTGTAAGAGAGAGCGATGCAGGTTCTTTGACTCTACGGCTCATCTTTAGAAAGTACGTCTTGGATCTTGGATGGATAGTCAAGGTTTCCACCGATGTTGTTTGTTGTCAAAGAGAGTGTGAAGCCACGAATGGGTTTTATCAGAACTCCAAGCCCAAGTATCCTGTGATTGAGTATATCAAATCGCTGATTCACTGGCTTGATACTTGTGTGAAGGAGGGAGAGCGTGATCTCTCTGAAGCGTGCAGAAACAGTTTTGTTCATGGAGTGTTACTGGCTTTACGTTATACTTTTGAGGAATTGGATTGGAACTCCAACGCAGTGTTATCTAGCGTATCAGAGATGAGAGAGGAACTTGAAAAGCTTCTTAAATTGGTGACGCGGATAACTACGTTGGCGCTCTGGGTGGTTTCTGCAGATGCTTTGTGTTTGGATGAGGATATGGATGACATAGTAGATGACGATAGTTTCTTGTCAGATGTTCAAGATGCTGCTGCTGCTACAGCTATCTCAAAGGAACAAAAGGATACACATCCAAAACCTGTTCAAGAAACAATACAATCAGAACAGGTGGTTATGGTTGGTTGTTGGCTCGCCATGAAGGAGGTACTGGTTCTGTCTTCTTCTCCCAATTATCTTTACTTTGACATCACTTTTTTCTGTGTGTTTCTTAAACTGTCTTCTTTCTACAGGTGAGTCTTCTTTTAGGAACCATCATAAGAAAAATTCCATTACCTACCAGCAGCCTTGCACCTTTAGAGAATGGTGATCTGGCTTCTGCAGTCCCTGATGATTCAGTAGTAGGAAATTCTGAATCACTGCTTGACCTGAAGCAGCTTGAAAAGATTGGAGATCACTTCTTGGAAGTACTTTTAAAAATGAAGCACAATGGTGCCATAGATAAGACAAGAGCTGGGTTTTCAGCTCTGTGCCACCGTTTGCTATGTTCTAACGATCCAAGGTATGATTCTAAGCTTCTTGCATGTCCATGTAATATTGTAATTTGTTCTTCTATTTACCGACATATTGTGTTCGTGTTTTTCTTTTTGTAGACTTTGTAGGTTGACAGAATCCTGGATGGAGCAACTTATGGAAAGAACCGTAGCCAAAGGACAAACAGTGGACGATCTGCTAAGAAGAAGTGCAGGCATTCCGGCTGCATTCATCGCTCTGTTTCTCTCAGAGCCAGAAGGTTCACCAAAGAAACTTCTCCCACAGGCGCTTAGGTGGCTGATAGGTCTTGCAGAGAAGCCTCTCATGGATCCCGTGGAGCAGAAGGATTCTAATTCTAAACATATGGATGAGGAGGTCGATCCTTCTAATATGCATCCAAGTGAAAAACTCTCAAAGGTCCGTGATGAAGGTGTTGTTCCAACGGTGCATGCCTTCAATGTTCTCAAAGCTGCTTTCAACGACACAAACTTGGGCACTGATACTTCTGGATTTTCTGCGGAGGCTATGACTGTTGCAATAAGATCCTTCTCTTCACCATATTGGGAGGTCAGAAACAGTGCCACACTTGCGTATACCGCCTTGCTACGCCGAATGGTTGGTTTCCTTAATGTTCAAAAACGTGGATCTGCTCGGCGTGGCTTGACTGGCCTTGAATTTTTTCACAGGTATGTCTATTAGATCCTCCCCAGTGTGAAATAAAGATCTTTGTAGTTAGTTAATATTGTGGTGGTTTCTTTGAAGGTACCCCTTGTTGCACCCTTTCATATACGGTGAACTAAAGGCAGCGACTGATATGCTCGACACATCTGGTCCATCAGATTCAAACCTCGCAAACCATGTGCATCCGAGTTTATGGCCCATCCTCATTCTCTTATCAAGGCTCAAGCCTTCACCCATCGCAAGTGAATCTGGAGATGACCTGGACCCTTTTGTGTTCATGCCCTTTATTATGAAATGCTCTACTCAAAGCAATCTCCGTGTTCGTGTTTTGGCATCCCGTGCTTTAGTAGGTCTCGTTTCCAATGAGAAACTACAAAGCGTTCTTCTCCGCATTGCCTCAACATTGCCTTCTAATGAAGTCCAATGTGGGTCCTTCAACTATCTTCACGGAGTTTTGTTGCAGCTTGGCAATCTCCTAGATACAAACTGTAGAGACCTTGCTGATGACTCCAAGAAGGATCAGATTATCGAACAACTAGTCAATGTCCTTGCGAAATGCACATGGATGGTTTCTCCGTTACTGTGCCCTTGTCCGATCATCAGTACATCGTTCTTGAGAGTGCTTGATCATATGCGAGCTATTGGATGGAAAAATCTAAGGGATGTTTACAAGTTGCATTTGGATTTATCTACAAGGTGCTTGGATGCAGACGCTTCTTACGGTTTCTCCTACTATGACCCTACAGTCGCTGAGCTTAGGGAGCAGGCAGCTGTATCTTACTTTGGCTGCGTGTTTCAGCCATCTGATGAAGCAGCTGAAGTGTTCCAAATCACTCAAAAACCAAATTCGCCGTTGCAGAAAGTTCCTGAAGCGTTAGATTTTCCTGACCTTAAGGATAGGCTCCTCCGTTGTTTATCTGATCAGTCATATGAAGTTCGTTTAGCAACACTGAAGTGGTTTCTGCAGTTTCTGAAAGCAGAAGATTCCAGTTTCTCAGAGACGAGCAGTATCTGGCATTGGGCGAGTAACGGACTCCAGGTGATGTTATTGGATCTCTTGGAGAAGGAGAAGAATCATAGATGTGAGAATTACATTCTGAGGATTCTTTGCCAGTGGAATCTTCTTATGTTAAAAAAATCATCCAAAGAAGGCGTTTATGTTGGTTCGTTGAGTTATGATTCGGTGGTTCATCTTTGGGGTAGGCTGACTTCTTTATATGAGAGGACAAGACATGTTAAGACTCGAGGTACACTCATGTCTTGCCTAGCGATTTGTGTGAAACATCTCACTGGTTTGTTCTTTGACAAAAAGGAAGAGGAGCCAAGATGGAGTTGTGTAATCGATTGTGTCTCCTACTTTGTTAACTTGATCAAAGAGAAAAGCTCATCATCCGAGCAAGTGAATGTTCGCCAAGCATCTGCAGAGGCTATTATAGCATCTGGTATATTAGAACAAGCGAATCTCATTGGTCCTCTTGTTTCAAATCACCAAACACCCTCACGAAGCAAGTTTCAAAACGCTTGTGATGTATACGCGTATCAGATCCTGGAGATGTGGTTCACTTGCATCAAACTGCTGGAGGACGAAGATGATCTCATCAGGTCAAAACTCGCCACGGATGTCCAGAAGTGTTTCTTCTCCACTGCCATGGAAGTGCCTACGCAAGTTGAGAAAGTCTTGGAACTGAGCTTCGACCATTTATCTTCCGTCTTTGGTCATTGGAACGAGTATTTCTTGTATCTCTCGAGATGGGTCTTCAGCACTGCAGATTACACTGCGCCGCTAAAGGGAGGCAGTGATCTAGTGAGACGGGTTTTCGACAAGGAGATAGATAATCACCACGAAGAAAAGCTCCTCATCTTGCTGTTTTGCTGCCACCATCTACAGACGCTAGCGAACAGGGACTTGCCCCAAGGGCAGATACTGGAGTGGAGGAGCAAATTTCACAATAAGCTGCTTTGTTTCGCTAAAGACCATGTGGGGAAACAAAGAGAGAGCTGGGTGGGAGGTGTAGGGAACCACAAGGATGTGTTTTTGCCACTTTATGGTAACCTCTTAGGTCTCTACGTCTTCTCCAACTATATTCTCAGATTCTCAACTGATGGCAATGACAAGAAAGCTATGTTTGCTGATATGGTTGAGCTCGGGGAAGCCTTGAAACCGTTTCTGAGGAACCCTTTGGTGTCTAACATGTTCAGAGTAGTTGTCGGATTACATGAGAAGTCGGTGGATGATTCTTTGGTGGACCTGTCTAGTGTTCTTGCTGGAGAGGTTTGGGAAGGTTTTGATCCGTATTTTCTTCTCAGATAGATGGTAATGGTATGTTTTGGTCTCTCTCTCTCACGCTCTCTGCTTTGTTGTAACAATAGTTTTGGGAACTTTGAAAATATACTTTTTGCTATTTACGAGGTTATGCCACAATGATTCTAAAACATAAGAGTACTACGCCCTTGGACAAATACTATTTCAACATTGTGATTTTTACAAAATGTTAATGGATTATGACCTTGTCATGTAAATTTAGACCTTTCTTATATATATGACTTGTGACGGTGGGGACACTACTTGCTGAAAAGACAGTACACGTTGTGGCACATGCATTTGCCAGGGCTGGTTCAATACTTCCTTTGACTGCATTGCTGATTAAAGCAATTGATACAGGATGATGATGATGATTCTGTGTCCAAAACAACCATCTATGTCTTCGAGAATTTATGTTTTCAAGTTTAATAAATCATAGTTTGGAAACAATAGCTTGATAGGCTAAGACGCGTTGAGTCAAAAATGTAGTCATTATCCACTAGTATGTATCCAAACGGTGAATTAATGTGTAAGCAAAAACTATATGATTTACATTTTCATCTCCTCCCACTTTAAAAATGTTTCCAACCTAGCCGCACTTTATTGTGTGTTATTTTATCTTTATTTTTAGTATATATGTTATCTCTAGTTTAGAATTATTCAAGTCTCTATCATATAAGTCTCAAGCATTATTCATCAGGCCATTCATCCTCTTAGTATTAGGTATTTTAGGTGCAAGACAATCTACTCCAGTGGATCGATTTTTGGTGGTTATAATGCATAATGAAGTCAAAAAATCTGCATGAATAAGGCGGTTTAAACGGCCTAAACTATTTAAGAAGAATTTTTGGACATTACTATTTCATAATAACTACTATTTATAAGTTTGTTCTCATTTGACTCAAAATTGATTAAAATTAATAAGAAGAATAACAATTTTCTGAGTCGTGTAATAGCATAGGTAAGCATAACGATTGAACATTGTCCATTTTTTTATAAAAAAAATATTTATAAAAACATCTAAACTAGAATTTAAAACTTTAAATTTTCATTTATATCATATCATTTAAAACGAAAAGAAAAAAAAAATCATAAATTAACTTTAAACTTATATTGTTACTTTTTATTTATACCCTTGACTTTTTTTTTGAATGGCACTAACAATCAAATTGGCAAATAAAGGTAAAATACTTGACTTGCCAACGGCTAGTCTTCTTGATACCTTTAAGACTTGACCAGATGGCCGGAATATCTGAGAAGATGACTTCAATTAATGGGTCCCAGTTTATAAAATAAGGCCCAATATTTGATCACCAGGCCCAAACATTCAATAGCCTTAACTCGGTAGTTTAACAACTTGATAACCAAACCTAACAACCGGTTAAGTTCGGTTATCAATTCGTTTTGGTTAAAGGAAAATGGTACCGGTCGCATGCACTGTCACTTGCTGATAATAAATATCGACTGAACTATGCATTTGTTCTTATGTATTACTGCATGTGCGCTTGCAGTGCTTTTATTTCTCTTCATTGCAAATATTATTTTAGTTTTCTGTTTTTAATATTGGCAAATACTAGTCAATACCTAATATTTATTGTTTATGCTTATAAATTATAATTTTCTCTCTTTTTATTTATTTTATCTATCTAATAACTAAAATAGGTATTTACGCTGGAAAATGTGCTTTGCCCGTCCCTACATCACAAGCACCATCCATACATCACACATGCATTCCATGTTATTGAGTCGTCATTTAATAATACCAAAACATTTTTATGCATTTATAAGAATATTATGCCTCTGATATTCCACCTCCATGCTTATTATGATTCATCCCTACACTTTTAATGCGTTATGTGAGAATTGAGATATATTATATAGTAAGAATATCAAATCTACAATATATATGA is a genomic window containing:
- the LOC106305994 gene encoding thyroid adenoma-associated protein homolog translates to MSAKWRALQHRHRYTYSAIVFPTSFTTSLNQSSLSQCCPKFYSDIEELVSLNSTYAQVNHAKRVVASFGEVLSKTHENDGEKEPAFVREAIRLYLEVLFMENSQPLHRTLVSALAKTRKFHSVISSCFRELCDEYGGLEDGGGKRFCVSRVALSVMGMPKLGYLVDIIEDCAVLVGRDVVSGLNGIVLETEACARPPPTVMEQCQEALSCSYYLFQRFPLKFKSLVGEDASFMEKVFAVQMSILKSAAFSRDCCVAAGVSFCAALQVCLEEEEVGLFIAQGMFRWSGVVEFNDIVGKIPFGGDICSEIRCFSSLSRLCLIRGILTAVSRGVLVSSVDCDNKTILYDGILPELCDLCENPIDSHLNFHALTVMQICLQQIKMSTLNDLAEDYDPMPDSKVSRVLKIIWNNLEDPLSQTVKQVHLMFDLLLDIQTTVHQTYDKVEVRESLLKIVNYLLRLGSRCKGRYVPLASLTRRLGAKTLLDMSPNLLFEMANAYVDDDVCCAVTSFIKCFLEMLRDECWGSEGVERGYAVYRQRCLPPFLYGLASGMSKLRSNLNTYAVQVLLELDVDCIFPLLGLISIGPSEEETKLVYTELSSISMELTVEQKVAVLVSLLKVCRTLAFLEGDIEQKGSADAFAFVKIKGIELKVPVEWLKMALTHVDESVRVDAAETLFLNPKTASLPSPLELYLIKEAVPLNMRSSSTGFQMKWTSLFRKFFSRVRTSLEKQYKLGSWQPRLANGNSETCLSKKCDEDAVLRAESLFKFMRWLSSFLSLSCYPSAPYRRKIMATELIQIMIEFWPIVPSKDPISHLYPYCDIVTSHDSTLLLVGSIVDSWDRLRENAFRILLHFPTPFTGVSSEDMVQTIIPWAKHLVCSPRVRESDAGSLTLRLIFRKYVLDLGWIVKVSTDVVCCQRECEATNGFYQNSKPKYPVIEYIKSLIHWLDTCVKEGERDLSEACRNSFVHGVLLALRYTFEELDWNSNAVLSSVSEMREELEKLLKLVTRITTLALWVVSADALCLDEDMDDIVDDDSFLSDVQDAAAATAISKEQKDTHPKPVQETIQSEQVVMVGCWLAMKEVSLLLGTIIRKIPLPTSSLAPLENGDLASAVPDDSVVGNSESLLDLKQLEKIGDHFLEVLLKMKHNGAIDKTRAGFSALCHRLLCSNDPRLCRLTESWMEQLMERTVAKGQTVDDLLRRSAGIPAAFIALFLSEPEGSPKKLLPQALRWLIGLAEKPLMDPVEQKDSNSKHMDEEVDPSNMHPSEKLSKVRDEGVVPTVHAFNVLKAAFNDTNLGTDTSGFSAEAMTVAIRSFSSPYWEVRNSATLAYTALLRRMVGFLNVQKRGSARRGLTGLEFFHRYPLLHPFIYGELKAATDMLDTSGPSDSNLANHVHPSLWPILILLSRLKPSPIASESGDDLDPFVFMPFIMKCSTQSNLRVRVLASRALVGLVSNEKLQSVLLRIASTLPSNEVQCGSFNYLHGVLLQLGNLLDTNCRDLADDSKKDQIIEQLVNVLAKCTWMVSPLLCPCPIISTSFLRVLDHMRAIGWKNLRDVYKLHLDLSTRCLDADASYGFSYYDPTVAELREQAAVSYFGCVFQPSDEAAEVFQITQKPNSPLQKVPEALDFPDLKDRLLRCLSDQSYEVRLATLKWFLQFLKAEDSSFSETSSIWHWASNGLQVMLLDLLEKEKNHRCENYILRILCQWNLLMLKKSSKEGVYVGSLSYDSVVHLWGRLTSLYERTRHVKTRGTLMSCLAICVKHLTGLFFDKKEEEPRWSCVIDCVSYFVNLIKEKSSSSEQVNVRQASAEAIIASGILEQANLIGPLVSNHQTPSRSKFQNACDVYAYQILEMWFTCIKLLEDEDDLIRSKLATDVQKCFFSTAMEVPTQVEKVLELSFDHLSSVFGHWNEYFLYLSRWVFSTADYTAPLKGGSDLVRRVFDKEIDNHHEEKLLILLFCCHHLQTLANRDLPQGQILEWRSKFHNKLLCFAKDHVGKQRESWVGGVGNHKDVFLPLYGNLLGLYVFSNYILRFSTDGNDKKAMFADMVELGEALKPFLRNPLVSNMFRVVVGLHEKSVDDSLVDLSSVLAGEVWEGFDPYFLLR